Genomic segment of Clostridium sp. Marseille-P299:
AAGTGTTGGAATGCTCATTACTTTAAACATTTGAGCAAGATCTGGATGCTCATCAATGTTTATTTTGCCTACTTTTATTTCTTCTCCTTTTTCTTTTGAGATTTCTTCAACCAGTGGAGCAATCATACGGCAAGGGCCGCACCATGGTGCCCAAAAATCTATTAAAACTGGAACTTTTGAAGATAAAACTTCACTCTTAAAATTATGCTTTGTTAATGTTAATATTGACATTAATCATACCTCCTAAGGGAACGTTCATTTATGATACATTATATGCATTTAAGGCAAATGTTTCTGTGATAAAGTTACGGAATCATTCTGCCTAATATGACAGTAACCAACATATGGAAAGGAACTTAGGGGGATGGCGTATCATACACGCCTATTATCAGTTTGAAAGTGAGGAGATTCATATCGATATAGAAGGTTATTTAAATGATATTTTACCAATTTGGAATCAGCTTTCTGATAAAGAGCAAGAGACACTTAGTCATGAGCTAAAAGAAGAAACCTTTGAAAAGGGGAAAATGCTCCACCGTGGTTTTATGGACTGTACAGGGCTATATATTATAAAAGAAGGACAGTTACGTATTTATATGATTTCAGAACAGGGAAAAGAGATTACACTTTACCGTTTGTTTGAACGAGATATCTGCCTACTTTCCGCATCCTGTATCTTTAATAATATTCAGTTTGAAGTTCATATTGAAGCGGAAAAGGATACTAAAACATATGTTATCCCAACAGCAGTTTATAAAAAGCTTTTGAATGAATCTGTAACAATATCTAATTTTACAAACCAATTAATAACTTCAAGGTTTTCAGATGTCATGTGGTTAATGGAACAAATATTATTTAGAAATTTTGATAACAGGTTAGCATTATTTATAATAGAACAAAGCAGAATAGAAGAAAGTGATACAATTCGTATAACACATGAGGAAATAGCAAAACATTTAGGCAGTGCGAGAGAAGTAGTTTCTAGAATGCTTAAATACTTTCAGTCAGAAAATATGATATCTTTATTTCGCGGTGGGATAAAAATTGAAGATTATAAAAAACTAGAGACATTAATTGAAGGGAGATAACAGTTTGAATATACAGATATTTGGAAAGTCAAAATGTTTTGATACAAAAAAAGCAGAACGTTATTTTAAAGAAAGAGGAGTGAAATACCAATTTATTGATGTAGCTACCTATGGTATGAGCAAAGGCGAATATACAAATGTAAAACAAGCGGTAGGTGGGTTTTTACCTCTCATTGATGAAAAGTCAAAAGAATATGAGAATTGTTTTATGAAATTTATTTCAGATGAGGATAAAGAAGAAAAATTATTAGAACATCCAAAATTATTTAAAACGCCTATTGTTAGAAATGGGAAAAAAGCAACAATTGGTTATCAGCCAGATGTATGGAAACAGTGGGAATAATCTCAAATAGTAATCCAGTGATAAGTTAGGTATTAACAAATCATAGGAATTGTTGATAGCGTAGTGGGTTATAGGGAACAGAAAGAGTCATGCTTTGACTAGATGCATGATTCTTTCTGTTTTTTAAAATGAGAGGAAATAAAAGCATTAAACAAGAAAAGGTCTTTTGTGGGCGAATTATTATATAAAATTTAGGAAATGATAGAATCTTTTATCCATAGTTGCCATATGATAAATAAAAACGGTATATAAGTATGGATATTCATGTAGTACAACCAAATGAAACGGTAGCTACTATAGCACAACAGTATGGGGTTGGTATTGAACGACTGATATTTGATAATCAAATAGTGGATATAACTAAGCTAGTGGTTGGTCAAGCACTCTTAATCCTTTATCCAGAGATAACACATCAAGTAGAAGCAGGGGATACGCTTTATACTATTGCAAATGAGTATGGGGTAACAACCCTTGATTTAATACGTAATAATCCTTATCTAGTAGGGGAGAGTACATTATTACCAGGGCAAAACATTATTATTAGATACGAGGATGAGGTTATCGGTACGATGGAGACGAATGGTTATGTATATCCTTTTGTTGAAAATTACGTACTTACTGAAACTTTGCCTTATTTAACTTCTTTATCCATTTTTTCATACGGGTTTACTATGGAGGGAGAACTAATCCCAATTGATGATGAAGCACTAATTGCACAAACATTAGAAATGAGAGTGAATCCAATTTTAGTATTAACTCCTTTTTCTGTTTATGGTTCATTTAATAATGAATTAGTTCATGTTGTTTCAACGGACCCAGTGGTCCAAGAAAACCTCATTAATAATTTACTCGTTACAGTTCGTGAAAAAGGCTATACTGGTGTTGATGTTGATTTTGAATTTATACGTGCAGAAGACCGTGAGCCTTACGCTGGATTTATTCGTAATTTAACGACACGCATGAATGCAGAAGGATATACGGTTTCTGTTGCCCTTGCACCTAAAGTTTCTGCAGATCAACCAGGATTATTATATGAAGGTGTGGATTATGCGCTACTTGGTGAAATTGCAAATAGCGTGCTTTTAATGACGTATGAGTGGGGGTATACATATGGACCACCCATGGCAGTAGCACCAATTAATAAAGTTAGAGAAGTACTTGATTATGCCGTAACAGCAATACCTCCTGAAAAAATAGATATGGGAATTCCAAACTATGGTTATGATTGGCCATTACCATTTGAAAAGGGAGTAACAGCCGCTAGAAGTATAGGTAATGTAGAAGCAATACAAATAGCAGCGGCTAACAATGCGGTAATTCAATATGATGAGGTAGCGCAATCTCCGTTTTTCACATACAATAGAGAAGGAGTAGAACATATTGTATGGTTTGAGGATGTAAGAAGTATTTTAGCAAAACTAAAATTAATACCTGAATATGGTTTCCGTGGTGTGGGATATTGGCAACTTATGCGATTTTTTAGACAGAATTGGTTGCTAGTAAATGCTTTATTTAATATTGTATAGATAAGTAAATTATTTAGACAGTTGCAAACAAAATACATATAGATAAGTATTTTGTTTGCAACTGTTTCTTAATTCTTTTTGTACTCAAAAAGGTAGGCAGAATTGATAGCAATATTTTTATATATAAAACAATTCAAAAACTTCAGATTTTTTCAATGGACAAGTCATTTCAGATTTCCATTAAATTATCCACAAGAATCGAACTTTTTTAAAATTTCATATGCGTATAAATTTAGTTAATTAAAAAGCCTATAAGTCACTTAAATCGTAAATCGTAAAAAAACAAACTAACAATAGAGTTCATTGACATTTTATTAAAGAAGTGATAGTATATAACATACTAAAATGATAGGGATTAAACATAATAATACGAGGGGTTGCCCCTCTTCTTATCTAGAACGTATCTTTCATACATGGGTATTTAAGGTGCGTTCTTATAATGTACACAATGGAGTTAATAGGATGATACCAAAATATTTTCATCCATAAAATTTATGTCTATAAAGCCTTAAAAAACTTTAAGTTCTTATAAAGCCTTTAAGTTCTTATTAAGACTTAAAAGTTAAAGTTCTTATAAAGCCTGCGCAAGAAGGAGGTTACAATGATTTATCTTGATTATGCAGCAAATACTCCGGTGGATGCGCTCGTTCTTGATGAGTTTGTCTCAGCAACAACTACGTATATCGCAAATCCTAATTCAACGCATCCGTTAGGGAAAGAAGCACATGAGAAAATGAATGAAGTAACAAAAGAGATTGCTACTGTAATGGGACTAAAAACGGATAGTCCACTAAATGATCAGATCATATATACATCAGGAGCAAGTGAAGCTAATAACTTAGCAATCAAAGGAATTGCTAGAAGTTATCGTGAAAATGGAAAGCATATCATTTCAACATGTTTAGAGCATTCATCGGTGAGCGGTAGTTTAACCTATTTACAAAGTCACTCTTATGAAATAGATTTAGTTAATATTTTACCGGATGGAACGGTTGATTTAGAGCATTTAAAAGAGTTAATGAGAAAAGATACCGTATTAGTTAGTATTGGTTACGTGGATAGTGAATTAGGAGTAATTCAACCAATTGAAGAGATTGCTAAAATCGTTTCAGAATATCCAAACTGTTTTTTTCATACCGATGCCACCCAAGCAGTGGGTAAAATACCTGTAAATTTAGAAGGTGTTGATTTATTAACCTTTACACCACATAAATTCTTTGGACTAAATGGTACTGGAGTATTGATTAAAAAAGAAGGTATTGTATTAGAGCCACTGATTCATGGTGGTGCAAGTACAACAATTTATCGAAGTGGAACACCAGTATTATCACAGGCCATGGCACTATTAAAAGCATTATCTCTTGCAAATGAACAATACGAACAGAGATTTTCCTATGTTACGGATTGTAAAAACTATTTGATGGAAGAGTTAAAGAAATTACCATTGGTTCAAATCAATAGTCCAAAAGGTAGTTCACCTTATATCTTAAACCTTGGTGTAAAAGGTGTGAAAGCTACTTTGTTTAAAGAAGAATTAGAAAAGCATGGTGTATGTGTTTCAATAAAGTCAGCTTGTTCGGTAGTTAATACACCATCAAGACCAGTCTATGCGATTACGAAAGATAGAAAAAGAGCCTTATCATCTTTTCGAATTAGTTTAAGCCATGTAACCACAATGGAAGAAATGAAAGAATTCCTGCAAATTTTTAATGTTTGTTATGAACAACTTACGAAACAATAGATGCGAAACATAAACGAATATGGTTTCGCGAGATTTTAAAATAGAGGTAACAGTATGGAACGTTATGAAGAAATTGAAAGAAGTATTATAAAGAAATATAGAAAACCAATTTGGAGAAAATTCACACAAGGTGTGAAAGAATATGATTTGATCAAAGAAGGGGATAAGATTGCAGTATGTATCTCTGGCGGTAAGGATTCAATGTTACTTGCTAAGTGTATGCAAGAATTACAGCGTCATGGTCGTATTCACTTTGACCTTGAATTCGTTGTAATGGACCCAGGTTATAATGATATT
This window contains:
- the trxA gene encoding thioredoxin, encoding MSILTLTKHNFKSEVLSSKVPVLIDFWAPWCGPCRMIAPLVEEISKEKGEEIKVGKINIDEHPDLAQMFKVMSIPTLIVVNEGKVTASSVGLKPKESILELLNA
- a CDS encoding Crp/Fnr family transcriptional regulator — protein: MERNLGGWRIIHAYYQFESEEIHIDIEGYLNDILPIWNQLSDKEQETLSHELKEETFEKGKMLHRGFMDCTGLYIIKEGQLRIYMISEQGKEITLYRLFERDICLLSASCIFNNIQFEVHIEAEKDTKTYVIPTAVYKKLLNESVTISNFTNQLITSRFSDVMWLMEQILFRNFDNRLALFIIEQSRIEESDTIRITHEEIAKHLGSAREVVSRMLKYFQSENMISLFRGGIKIEDYKKLETLIEGR
- a CDS encoding arsenate reductase family protein; this translates as MNIQIFGKSKCFDTKKAERYFKERGVKYQFIDVATYGMSKGEYTNVKQAVGGFLPLIDEKSKEYENCFMKFISDEDKEEKLLEHPKLFKTPIVRNGKKATIGYQPDVWKQWE
- a CDS encoding glycosyl hydrolase family 18 protein, producing the protein MDIHVVQPNETVATIAQQYGVGIERLIFDNQIVDITKLVVGQALLILYPEITHQVEAGDTLYTIANEYGVTTLDLIRNNPYLVGESTLLPGQNIIIRYEDEVIGTMETNGYVYPFVENYVLTETLPYLTSLSIFSYGFTMEGELIPIDDEALIAQTLEMRVNPILVLTPFSVYGSFNNELVHVVSTDPVVQENLINNLLVTVREKGYTGVDVDFEFIRAEDREPYAGFIRNLTTRMNAEGYTVSVALAPKVSADQPGLLYEGVDYALLGEIANSVLLMTYEWGYTYGPPMAVAPINKVREVLDYAVTAIPPEKIDMGIPNYGYDWPLPFEKGVTAARSIGNVEAIQIAAANNAVIQYDEVAQSPFFTYNREGVEHIVWFEDVRSILAKLKLIPEYGFRGVGYWQLMRFFRQNWLLVNALFNIV
- a CDS encoding cysteine desulfurase family protein, whose amino-acid sequence is MIYLDYAANTPVDALVLDEFVSATTTYIANPNSTHPLGKEAHEKMNEVTKEIATVMGLKTDSPLNDQIIYTSGASEANNLAIKGIARSYRENGKHIISTCLEHSSVSGSLTYLQSHSYEIDLVNILPDGTVDLEHLKELMRKDTVLVSIGYVDSELGVIQPIEEIAKIVSEYPNCFFHTDATQAVGKIPVNLEGVDLLTFTPHKFFGLNGTGVLIKKEGIVLEPLIHGGASTTIYRSGTPVLSQAMALLKALSLANEQYEQRFSYVTDCKNYLMEELKKLPLVQINSPKGSSPYILNLGVKGVKATLFKEELEKHGVCVSIKSACSVVNTPSRPVYAITKDRKRALSSFRISLSHVTTMEEMKEFLQIFNVCYEQLTKQ